GCGTTCGACTTCGTCCAGCACGGCCCGCACGGCCTGTGGATCGTGCGCGAACCGGCCCAGGAACATCCCGTCGACCGCGTCGACGATGGTGGGCAACAGACCGGGTCCGGCGCTGCCGCCGTAGATCACCGCGGCGTCCGGGAACAGCGGGTCGGCCCGCAGATGCTCGCGCAGCGCGCCGCAGACCGCCCGAACGTGCTCCGGCGGGGCCGGGGTCGGCGCGCCGATGGCCCAGACCGGCTCGTAGGCCACGATCAGCCGGCCGCCGGTGCCGGCCGCCCGCGCCGGGGCCAGGGCCCGTTCCAGCTGATCCAGGCACACCTGGACGGCGAGCTCGGCCGGCCCCTGGTCGGGCTCGCCGACGCATTCCACCGGCGCCAGCCCGTGCCGCAGCGCCGCATGGGTCTTGCCGGCCACCATCTCGTCGGTCTCACCGAACAGCGACCGGCGTTCGGCGTGCCCCACCTCGGCCAGCGTGCAGCCGAGCTCGGCCAGCTCGGCCGCGCTGACCTCGCCGGTGAACGGTCCGGAGTCGGCCCAGTGCAGATCCTGGGCCCCGACCGCGATCCCGGCCGGCCGGGCGATCTCGACCACGGCCGGGATGCTGGGGAACGTCGGGATGACGAAGAACTCGACGGCCCCGCTCACGGTCGCGGGATGCTCGGTGCAGATCGCCGCGACGGCCCGGACCCAGTCCAGGGTTTGCCGGTGCCCGAAGTACATCTTCAGGCTGGAGCCGATGAGCAGCCGCGCCATGAGCGTTTCCCTTCCTCGGATCGGACGGTGACCGGGTCAGACGGTGGTGCCGAACCGGTCCAGGGCGCGACCCAGCGCCGGGTGTTCCTGCCCGGCCTCCACGACCGATCGTCCGGCCATCACCGCGTCGATCGCCTGGCGCATGGCGTCGGCCCCGGCCGCCGCGCCATCCGGATGCCCCTGGATCGCCCCGCCGGCACCCAGGATGATGTCCGGGCCCAACTCGTCGACGTAGGTCTGCACGGTCCCCGGGTGCACGCCACCGCCGACCACCGGGAAGGCCGGCGCGATGTGCGGTCGGCTCAGCTGCAGCTGCTGGACCATCTTCAGGTACTGCAACCGGCGCAGCGGGTAGCCGCCGTAGGGGGTGATGGTCAGCACCATGTCGCCGCCGGCCAGCCGCGGCAGCATGCCCAGGGCGATCGGCGCGGACAGGCCGGTGCCCGGGCCCTCGAAATACGGGGTCACCCCGGCGTAGTGGGCCAGGATGGGCACCCCGATCGACTCGGCCAAGCTCTGCAGGGAGCCGAAACCCGCACTCGCGTAGGCGATCATCACGGCCCGGGCGCCGGCATCGACGGCCCGCCGGGCGGTGTCGAGCATCCGGTCGGGCCGATCGGTGACGTTGGGGATGTAGACCACGTCGCGGCCGGTGACGTCGCGGGCCCGGTCGGCGGCGGCCAGGTAGGCCTTGACCCGGTCGACCACCGGCGAGAACGGCGGGTTGCCCAGCAGCTCGTCGTCCTTGATCAGGTCGACCCCGCCCAGGGCGGTGTCGTAGAAGATCGCCGCGCCCTGCTCGGGGGTCAACCCGGTACAGGGCTTGATCATGTTCAGCACCAGCGGTCGGTCCCGCACCCCGACGAGCTCGCGGACGCCCTCGATGCCGAACCGCGGGCCGACCAGCTCCTGGGCCAGCGAGTCCGGGATCTCGATGTCGACCAGCTTGGCCTGGACCGAGGTGGAGATGTCGTTGCCGATGCAGGTGGCCAGCATCATCGGGATGGACGCGCCGAAATTGACCGTCGGCAGGGCGATCTGGATGAAGTAGCCGCTGGTAGCCTCGGCCTGGGTGGACAGGTCGACCGGTGGGGCCTCGAGCACCTTGACCACCCGGCCGCGGTGCCGGTCGCGCATCTCGTCGGTCACCCCGGGCACCTCGATCCAGGTGCCGATCGTCTGGCCGACCGCGTACCCGGCCGCCTTGCCCAGCACGTCCGCCTCGGCCGGCATGGACAGGTAGTAGGTGGCCAGCAGGTAGTCCGCCCCGCGGATGGTCTCGCTGAGGCTGAACATGTCCCCGAACTTGCTGCGCGCAGGCACGACGGTGCAGTTCCCTTCGTTGATTCCCGTTGGCCAGACATGTCTAGCCATGTCTAGACAGATAGCCTATCGATATCTTCGTCTCTCGTGAAGCCCTTCCTGCTCCTGGCCATCCGCGCCGAGCACGTCGCCGCCGACGACGAGTATGCGGCGATGCTGCGCCGGACCGGCCTGCCCGAGCACGAGCTGGTCCGGATCCGGCTGGAACGTCAGCCGTTGGGCGGGATCGACCTGGACGACTGGTCCGGCGTGATTCTGGGCGGCGGGCCCTACCAGGCCAGCGATCCGCCGGAGACGAAATCGGCCACCCAGCACCGGGTGGAGGCCGAGCTCAGTGCCCTGCTGGACGAGGTCGTCGCGCGCGACTTCCCTTTCCTGGGTTGCTGTTACGGGATCGGCACGCTGGGCCGGCACCAGGGGGCCGTGGTCGACCGGACCTTCGGCGAACCCATCGGCGGGATCCGGGTGCGCGTCAACGACGCGGGCCGCAGCGATCCGCTGCTGGCCGGCGCCGGTCCCGAATTCGGCGCCTACGTCGGGCACAAGGAGGCCATCCGCGAGTTGCCAACGCACGCGGTGCCGCTCGCGTCCTCGGCTGATTGCCCGGTGCAGGCGTTCCGGGTCGGCACCCGCGTCTACGCCACCCAGTTCCACCCCGAGCTGGACCTGGACGGACTGGCCACCCGGATCGAGGCGTATCGCTATGCCGGCTACTTCCCGCCCGAGGAGGCGGACGCGGTGCTGGCCGCCGCTCGGGCCAGCGGCATCACCCAGACCCCCAACCTGCTGGGCCGATTCGTCGAACTCTTCGCCCGGGACTGACCGATGGACCTGGCCGAACGGGTGGACCGGGCGGTGCGCCGGATGCCGCCGGGCGTGCGCGCGCTGACCGCCAGCCAGGGCGATCGCACCGTTGCCCACCACTGGTCGCCGCCGGAACCGACCGATCTGCGTTCGCTGACCAATGGGTATGGAATCTGGAGTTGCGGGGACGGACGGTACTTCGGTGACGGAACCGGCGGCCAGTACCTGGTCGTCGATCCGGAGCGGGAGCTCGCGGTCACCGTGCTGTCCGGCGATTCGCACATGGACGCCATCCAGGACGCTCTCGCCCCGCTGGTGCGGCGGGCGGCGCCGGCCGTCTCCCGCCCGCCCGGCGACGGTGGTTGACTGGCCGGGCAGCTGACCCAGCAAGGCCACCGACGTCCGAGGACGAGTCATGTCTGACCCCATGAGCACCACCGATCCCAGCCGCCTGAACCGGGCTCAACGCCGGCGCAGCCTGGACCGGGCCACCGGCGACCAGTACGACGTGCTGGTCATCGGGGCGGGGGTGACCGGTGCCGGGTGCGCCCTGGACGCCGCGACCCGCGGCCTGCGGGTGGTGCTGGTCGAGGCCGGGGACATCGCCATCGGCACCTCGTCGCGGTCCGGCAAGATCTTCCACGGCGGGCTGCGCTATCTCGAGCAGTACAACTTCGGCCTGGTCGCGCACGCCATCGTCGAGCGGGACCTGCAGGTCAAGACCCTGAGCCCGCACCTGACCCGGCCCGAGCCGTTCCTGTATCCGCTGAGCAAGCACTGGGAGCGCCCGTACGCCGGGGCCGGGATCCTGCTGTACGACATCTTCGGCCTGCGCGGCCGCGGCGTGCCGCGGCACCGGCACCTGACCCGCGGCGGGGTGATCCGGCACGCCCCGTCGATGGATCCGGACGTGATCACCGGCGGCATCCAGTACTACGACGTGCGGATGGACGACGCCCGGCACACCCTGACCGTCGTGCGCACCGCGGCCGCCTTCGGCGCCGAGGTCATCACCGACGCACCGGTCGTCGAGCTGCTCACCGCCGGCGACCAGGTCGTCGGCGCGGTGATCACCGACGGGCCGGGCGGGGCCCGGCACGAGATCCGGGCGAAGGTCGTCGTCAACGCCGCCGGCTCGTGGGCCGCCGACCTGCAACAGCTGGCCGGGCGGCACACGTTCGACGTGCAGCCGTCCAAGGGCGTGCACCTGCTGCTGCGGGGCGACGCCATCGACGCCGCCACCGGGATCCTGGCCCGGGCCAGCGATTCGGTGATCATCGCCCGCCGCTGGTGGGACTACTGGCTGGTCGGCACCACCGACACGCCCTGGGACGGTGATCGGGGCTCGCCCCGTCCCGAGGTCGACGACGTCGAGTACCTGCTGCGCGAGCTCAACCACTTCCTGCGCCGCAAGGTGCAGCCGGACGATGTGCTCGGGGTCTACGCCGGGGTCCGGCCGCTGCTCCGGCCGGTGGCGACGGGCGCCGACACCGACACGACGTCGGCGCTGTCCCGGGACCACTCGGTGATGCCCGGCCCGGACGGCCTGATCACCATCGTCGGCGGCAAGTACACGACCTACCGGTTGATGGCCCAGGACACCATCGACGCGGCGGTGGCCACCGGCCGGCTCGGTGACGTCCCGGCCGGCATCACCACGACGACCCCGCTGCTCGGCGCGGCCGGCTGGGCCGGGTTGCGCAACCGGGTCGGCGCCCTGGCCGCCGAGCACGGCCTGAGCGCCGCGCAGATCGAGCGGCTGCTGAGCCGGTACGGCAATCAGATCCACGACGTGCTGGCCGCGGGCGCCGACGACCCCGCGCTGATCGTCCCGCGGCCGGACTGGGCCGGGTACCTGCCGGCCGAGCTGCGGTATGCGGTGACCGCCGAGGGCGCGCTGACCCTGACCGACGTGATGATGCGGCGGACGCACCTGGCCATCGAACTGCCCGACGGCGGCCACGACGCCGCACCGGCGGTGGCCGAACTGCTGCGGCCGGTGGCCGGCTGGGACGGGCCCGCGGCGGACCGCCAGGTGGCCGCCTACCGGGCGGCGGTCGCGGCCGACCGAGAGGCGCTGCACACCGTGCAGGCCGGCCGCTGACCGGACCTGAATCGGGAACCTGAATCGGAGTCCGACCGGTCACCGATGGGTCCGGCGCCGCCGGTCAGGCGGGCCGCCAGGCTCGTTCCAGGGCCGCGGCGACGTCCAGCACGCCGCGCTCGGCCACCCGAACGCCGACGACCTGCACGCCGATCGGCAGCCCGTCCACCGGCGCCGGGACCGACACCGCCGGCCAGCCGGTCAGGTTGAACGGGGAATTGAGGGCGAGCAGGGCCGGCCGGACCGGCACGTCGGTCCCGTCGATCCGGGTGGTCGGGGCGCCGATCGGGGTGGCCCGGATGCGGGTGGTCGGGAGCACCAGCACGTCGACCCCACCCCCACCGGCCCCCCCGCCGGCGCCGTCGAGCGCGGCCCGCAGCGCAGCCACCAGCCGGTGGCGCGTGCGCTGCGCCCCGATGTACTCCCGGGCCGGCCGGTCGGCGAAGCCGAGCAGCCGTTCGCGGATGAGCGGCTGGTAGTCCTGTCCTCGCTCGGCCAACCATCCGGCGTGCGTGGTGTAGGCCTCGTTGCCGACGATCACCGGGTAGGCCGCGACCAGCTCCTCGATCATCGGGGTGCGCACCGCCACCGGTTCGGCGCCGGCCGCGGCCAGCACCTCGACCGCGGCCGTGGCCCACGGGTCGATGGCCGGATCGGCCGCCCGCCAGTAGTCGTCGACGAGCACGCCGACCCGCAGTCCGGCGATCCGGGCCCCGGCGTCCGCGGTTCCGCCCAGCACCGACCAGGCCAGCTGCGCCGCGGCGACGTCGGTGGTCAGGAACCCGACGTGGTCCAGGGACTCGGCCAGCGGGAACACCCCGTGGGTGCTCAACCGGCCGTACGTCGGCTTGAGCCCGACCACGCCGCACAGCGCGGCCGGCGTCCGGACGCTGCAGCCGGTGTCGGTGCCCAGCGCCAGCGGCAGGTAACCGGCGGCCACCGCGGCCGCCGATCCGGACGACGAGCCCCCGGTGATCCGGGTCGGATCGTGCGGGTTGTGCGCGGGCCCGGTGGCGGCCGCGTCGCCGGTGGGACCGTGCGCGAACTCCTGGGTGTGCATCTTGGCGACGACGATCGCACCCGCCGCCCGCAGCGCCGCGACCACCGGGGCGTCGGCGTCGGCCGGCGGTGCGTCGTCGAGCACGTGCGACCCGCAGCGCGTCGGCAGGCCCTGCACGTCAATGAGATCCTTGACCCCGACGGCGATTCCGTGCAGCGGGCCACGCCAGTGCCCCTGGGCCGCCTCATCGGCCAGCCGGCTCGCCTGGGCCCGGGCCCGGTCGGCGTTCAGGGTGATCACCGTGTTCAACCGGTCCCCGGACAGGCGAGCGAGCACGTCGTCGACGTGCTCGGTCGGTGACAGCTCACCGGAGCGGAAGGCGGCCCCGAGGCCGACGAGGTCGTTCATGGCCCCCACTGTGCCCGATGGTCCCCGGGCTGGTCCCGCGTGGGCCCGATCGCTGGGCGCCGTGTTCATCGTGAAACATCGTGAAACGGTTCGCCCCGGACTGGTTCGCCCGGCCGGCGCCCGCCCGGGCGGGGGCCCTCCGTCGCCGCACATCCGCACCGCCGACCCGGCCACAGGTTGCTGTGACGAGGGCAACAGGCGGTTCACCCAGGAGAAACATTCCCGTATTCGTCCGAAAGCGATTCTCGTTCACTCTGAATCGGAAGACGAGATGTCACGAAAGGGGCAACCCGTGAACGTGCCGGAGAATTCGAACGAGCAAGGTCTTCCGTCGATGGTCGCCGAGCCGATCGGTGAGGCAAAAAGCAGTGGGCTCAGCGCCTTTGGTCGTTCCGTCCCCGGTTCGACGAGCCCGGTCCCGGCCGCGGAATCCGCGACCGGACGGCCGGCCGACCGGCCGCGCCAGTTACGCATCGGGGACCGGGTTCGGTCATTCGTCGACGATGTCTGCGTGAGTGTCGGGCTGACCGGATTGGTGGTCAATGTGGCCCCCCCGCGTTATGGCGCGCCGGCCCGGGCCCGAATCCTGTGGGACAACGAGACCGTCTCCATGGCCGATGCCCACACCTTCGAGGTCCTCGTCGAGGGCGAGGCGACCGCGGCCCAGGACGACGACTCCCGCGTCGCCTGACCCCACAGGTAGCGTCGGGCGGTGGCCCTGACCCACCGCCAGCTCAACCGCGCCACCCTGGCCCGGCAACTGCTGCTCGGCCGGGAGCGGTGCGGCGTCGCCGACGCGGTCGGCCGGGTCGTGGCGTTGCAGGCGCAGGACGCCGCCTCGCCCTACCTGGCTCTGTGGAACCGGATCGAGGCTTTCGACCCCGACGATCTGACGGCTGCGTATGCCGACCATCGGGTGCTCAAGGCCCCGCTGATGCGGATCACCCTGCACGCCGTGCGGGCCGAGGACTATCCGGCGTTCCGGCGGGCCATGATCAGCTCCCTGCGCGCCTCCCGCGTCGGCGACCGGCGCTTTCGCGGGCTCGGCATCGCCGTGGAGCAGGCCGACGCGCTGGTGCCCGACTTGCTGACCTTTTTGCGCGAACCGCGCACCAACGCCGAGATCGACGGTTGGGTGCGGCAGCGGTGCGGCGAGCTGCCGGCGCCCGGGGTGTGGTGGGCGCTGCGGACCTACGGACCGTTCGTGCATGCCCCGACCGGCGGCCCGTGGTCGTTCGGGCCGCGCCCGGCGTACCGCGCGGCCCCGGCCGTCCCTCTCGGCCGTCATCTCGGCGGAACCGATCAGGCCGGCGATCGCACCGGTGAACAAGCCGCGATCCGGTCGCTGATCGGCCGTTATCTGGACGGTTTCGGACCGGCCGCGATCGCCGACATCGCCCAGTTCACGCTGCTGCGGCGCAGCGTCATCCGGGACGCGGCGGCCACCATGGACGACCTGGTGGCGATGACCGGGCCCGAGGGCGGTGCGCTGCTGGACCGGCCGCCGGGCCCGCTCCCGGATCCCGACACCGTGGCCCCGCCGCGCCTGCTGGGCATGTGGGACAACGTGTTGTTGGCCTACGCCGACCGCAGCCGCCTGATCCCGCCGGCCTACCGGCGCCACGTGATCAAACAGAACGGTGATGTGTTGCCTACCGTGCTGATCGACGGTCAGGTCGCCGGGACCTGGCGGCCGGTCGACGGCCGGATCGAGATCGGAGCCTTCCACCCGCTGACCGAACCGGACTGGGCCGCCCTGGAGGTCGAGGCCGCCGCCCTGCACGCGATGCTGGCCGACCGCGAACCGCCGATCTACCGGCGCTTCGCGCACTGGTGGGTCAAGGGTCTGCCGATCGAGCAGACCCGCCGATTGGCCGGATGACCCGATTCGAACGGTGCCGACGCGCCGCGGACCCGAGAGGATGCCCGAGCCACCTCGGGCACCGAGCGTTCGGAACGGGAGCGTCATGGGACTGCAGCAGTGGGCGGCCAAGCTGGCCGGGCCGGGCGATCAGACCGGCCTGCTGGTCGCGGCGGCCATCGCGCCGGGCACGTTCGAGCCGTCCCTGGTCCCGCGCAGCCTGCCGGACCAGGCGATCGTCACCGGTATCGGCACCACGCTGTCCTACGTCCTGACCGTCGCCACCCAGGACAGCATCGAGGCGTTGGCCTCGGGCCTGGCCGGCCGGGTGGGTCGCGGCAGCGCGCCCACCCGGCAGCGGCGGGCCGCGCTGCTGATCGACCTGGCCGTCATCCCTGTCGGGCTGGCCGCCGCCGGGGCGCTGCGCCGCCGGCCGCAGGAGTCCACCCTGCGCGGGGTGGCCCGGCAGGTCGCCTGGCGGACCGGCGTCACCGGCCTGGGCGCGAGCCTGTTCACCCTGACCGAACTGGGCCTGACCGCCGCGGACGGCGCGCTGGGCGCCGGCGGCCGGATCGCCCGGATCCCGCTCGGTGCGCCGGTCGGTCTCGGTGTCGGGCTGGCCCTGGAGGCCTACCGGCGGCGCGGCCTGCCGGCCGAGCCGGTCACCACCGACGCGCCGGCGACCGAGCCGCTGCGGGCGGCGGTGGCCAGCGTGGGCGTGGTCGGGATCGTCTCGGTCGGCGCGCTGGCCCAACGGCTGCTGGCCGACGGCACCGCCGCCCTGCTGGCCGGCGTGCTGCCGGGCGGCCGGGTGGTGTGGCGGCCGATGGGACACGTGCTGACCCTGGCCGCGGTGGCCGGGGCGGGCACCGTCCTGTGGCACCGGGCGATCCGGTCGATCGAGGCCGGCACCAACGTGATCGAGCCGATCATCGACGACGAGGGCGGCCGGCGATGGGTCGGCGAGCACGCCAGCGGGTCGGCCAACAGCCTCATCCCGTGGGCCACGCTCGGCCGCGAGGGTCGCCGGCACGTGCTGCTCTACCCGCGGCCGCAGCCGGTCCGGGACCTGCCGGTGAGCCTGCCCGACCTGGCCATCAGCTCGGTGATGGGCGAGCCGGCCGCCGCCGAACCGGCCCTGGTCTACGTCGGGCTGGACAGTGCGCCGACCGCCCAGGCCCGGGTCGACCTGGCCCTGGCCGAGATGGATCGGGTCGGCGCCTGGGACCGGTCGCTGATCATGCTCTGCTCGCCCACCGGCTCGGGCTACCTGAACTACTGCGCGACCGCCGCGGCGTCCTACCTCACCCGCGGCGACCTGGCCATCGTGACGATGCAGTACTCCAAGCGGCCGTCGCCGCTGTCGCTGTTCAAGGTCAAGGATGCCCGCGAGCAGAACCGGTTGCTCTGGCTGGCGATCAGCGCCCGGCTGCGGGAGCGGTCCGGTCCCCGACCCCGGGCGGTGCTCTTCGGGGAGAGCCTGGGTGCTCACACCAGCCAGGACGTGCTGCTGCACTGGGGCACCCTGGGACCGCAGGCCCTGGGCATCGATCGGGCGTTGTGGATCGGCACGCCGTACGGCAGCGGCTGGATGCACCAGGTGACCGGCGAACCCCGACCCGACGTCGACCCGAACCTGGTCGCCATGGTGAACGACTTCGAGCAGCTGCAGGCGCTGCCCGAGAGCCATCGGGCCACCCTGCGGTATGTGATGGTCAGTCACGACAACGACGGCGTGACCAAGTTCGGCGCCGACCTGCTCACCCGCCGCCCGGCCTGGCTCACCGACGCGCGGCCGGCGGTGCAGATCGTGCCCGGGGCCAGCCCCCGCGGGATTCCGGCCCGGCTGCGATGGCGGCCGATCACCTCGTTCCTGCACGGGCTGATGGACATGAAGAACGCCCAGAAGATGCAGGGTTACCGGGCCTGGGCCCACGACTACCGTCCCGACATCGCCCGATTCGTCGCGCAGGTCTACGACCTGCCGGCCACCCCGGCGCAGCTCGCGCGGATCGAGACCGCGCTGCAGGCCCGCGAGGAGATCCGGGACCGGCTGCTCTCCCAGCATCTGGACGCGATGACCCCATCCCCCGATCGGTTCGTTCCTCCGGCGCCCGAGCGATGAGAACGAGCTCCCGTCGGGGTCTATGGGAGGGGCCGGCCGACGGCTAGCCTCGATCGTGGACAACGACGCCTGCCCGGTTCGGCCCGGGCGGTAAAGGAGAGTCCGATGACCGGAGTACGAGTCCTGGTCGGCACCCGCAAGGGCGCCTTCGTGCTGACCGCCGACGGGTCGCGCCGCGACTGGCAGGTCAGTGGGCCGCATTTCGCCGGCTGGGAGATCTATCACGTGGCCGGGTCGCCGGCCGAACCGAACCGGCTCTACGCCTCCCAGTCCAGCGGCTGGTTCGGCCAGGTCGTGCAACGCTCCGACGACGGCGGCCGGACCTGGGCCCCCCAGCCCGGCACCTTCAGCTACGAGGGCGAAGTGGGCCCGCACCAGTACTACGACGGCACGCCCCGGCCCTGGTCGTTCACCAGGGTCTGGCACTTCGAACCCACCCGGGAGGACCCGGACACGGTGTACGCCGGCGTCGAGGACGCCGCGCTGTTCCGGACCACCGACGGCGGTGCGAGCTGGCAGGAACTACCCGCCCTCCGGCAACACCGGACCGGCCCCGACTGGGCCCCCGGCGCCGGCGGGATGTGTTTGCACACGATCATTCTCGACCCGAAGAAGGCGGATCGGATCTACGCGGCGATCTCCGCGGCCGGGGTCTTCCGCAGCGACGACGCCGGCGCGAGCTGGCGGCCCATCAACCAGGGCCTGCATTCGGAGGGGATCCCGGACCAGCAGGCCGAGGTCGGCCACTGCGTGCACCATGTCGCCCAGCATCCCGACCGGCCGGACGTGCTGTACATGCAAAAGCACTGGGACGTCATGCGCAGCAATGACTCCGGTGAGTCATGGACCGAGATCAGCGGAAACCTGCCGACCGACTTCGGCTTTCCGATCGCCGTGCACGCCCACGAGCCG
This genomic window from Nakamurella multipartita DSM 44233 contains:
- a CDS encoding triose-phosphate isomerase family protein — its product is MARLLIGSSLKMYFGHRQTLDWVRAVAAICTEHPATVSGAVEFFVIPTFPSIPAVVEIARPAGIAVGAQDLHWADSGPFTGEVSAAELAELGCTLAEVGHAERRSLFGETDEMVAGKTHAALRHGLAPVECVGEPDQGPAELAVQVCLDQLERALAPARAAGTGGRLIVAYEPVWAIGAPTPAPPEHVRAVCGALREHLRADPLFPDAAVIYGGSAGPGLLPTIVDAVDGMFLGRFAHDPQAVRAVLDEVER
- a CDS encoding RuBisCO large subunit C-terminal-like domain-containing protein, whose product is MPARSKFGDMFSLSETIRGADYLLATYYLSMPAEADVLGKAAGYAVGQTIGTWIEVPGVTDEMRDRHRGRVVKVLEAPPVDLSTQAEATSGYFIQIALPTVNFGASIPMMLATCIGNDISTSVQAKLVDIEIPDSLAQELVGPRFGIEGVRELVGVRDRPLVLNMIKPCTGLTPEQGAAIFYDTALGGVDLIKDDELLGNPPFSPVVDRVKAYLAAADRARDVTGRDVVYIPNVTDRPDRMLDTARRAVDAGARAVMIAYASAGFGSLQSLAESIGVPILAHYAGVTPYFEGPGTGLSAPIALGMLPRLAGGDMVLTITPYGGYPLRRLQYLKMVQQLQLSRPHIAPAFPVVGGGVHPGTVQTYVDELGPDIILGAGGAIQGHPDGAAAGADAMRQAIDAVMAGRSVVEAGQEHPALGRALDRFGTTV
- a CDS encoding glutamine amidotransferase, whose translation is MKPFLLLAIRAEHVAADDEYAAMLRRTGLPEHELVRIRLERQPLGGIDLDDWSGVILGGGPYQASDPPETKSATQHRVEAELSALLDEVVARDFPFLGCCYGIGTLGRHQGAVVDRTFGEPIGGIRVRVNDAGRSDPLLAGAGPEFGAYVGHKEAIRELPTHAVPLASSADCPVQAFRVGTRVYATQFHPELDLDGLATRIEAYRYAGYFPPEEADAVLAAARASGITQTPNLLGRFVELFARD
- a CDS encoding glycerol-3-phosphate dehydrogenase/oxidase; translation: MSDPMSTTDPSRLNRAQRRRSLDRATGDQYDVLVIGAGVTGAGCALDAATRGLRVVLVEAGDIAIGTSSRSGKIFHGGLRYLEQYNFGLVAHAIVERDLQVKTLSPHLTRPEPFLYPLSKHWERPYAGAGILLYDIFGLRGRGVPRHRHLTRGGVIRHAPSMDPDVITGGIQYYDVRMDDARHTLTVVRTAAAFGAEVITDAPVVELLTAGDQVVGAVITDGPGGARHEIRAKVVVNAAGSWAADLQQLAGRHTFDVQPSKGVHLLLRGDAIDAATGILARASDSVIIARRWWDYWLVGTTDTPWDGDRGSPRPEVDDVEYLLRELNHFLRRKVQPDDVLGVYAGVRPLLRPVATGADTDTTSALSRDHSVMPGPDGLITIVGGKYTTYRLMAQDTIDAAVATGRLGDVPAGITTTTPLLGAAGWAGLRNRVGALAAEHGLSAAQIERLLSRYGNQIHDVLAAGADDPALIVPRPDWAGYLPAELRYAVTAEGALTLTDVMMRRTHLAIELPDGGHDAAPAVAELLRPVAGWDGPAADRQVAAYRAAVAADREALHTVQAGR
- a CDS encoding amidase, encoding MNDLVGLGAAFRSGELSPTEHVDDVLARLSGDRLNTVITLNADRARAQASRLADEAAQGHWRGPLHGIAVGVKDLIDVQGLPTRCGSHVLDDAPPADADAPVVAALRAAGAIVVAKMHTQEFAHGPTGDAAATGPAHNPHDPTRITGGSSSGSAAAVAAGYLPLALGTDTGCSVRTPAALCGVVGLKPTYGRLSTHGVFPLAESLDHVGFLTTDVAAAQLAWSVLGGTADAGARIAGLRVGVLVDDYWRAADPAIDPWATAAVEVLAAAGAEPVAVRTPMIEELVAAYPVIVGNEAYTTHAGWLAERGQDYQPLIRERLLGFADRPAREYIGAQRTRHRLVAALRAALDGAGGGAGGGGVDVLVLPTTRIRATPIGAPTTRIDGTDVPVRPALLALNSPFNLTGWPAVSVPAPVDGLPIGVQVVGVRVAERGVLDVAAALERAWRPA
- a CDS encoding winged helix DNA-binding domain-containing protein; this translates as MALTHRQLNRATLARQLLLGRERCGVADAVGRVVALQAQDAASPYLALWNRIEAFDPDDLTAAYADHRVLKAPLMRITLHAVRAEDYPAFRRAMISSLRASRVGDRRFRGLGIAVEQADALVPDLLTFLREPRTNAEIDGWVRQRCGELPAPGVWWALRTYGPFVHAPTGGPWSFGPRPAYRAAPAVPLGRHLGGTDQAGDRTGEQAAIRSLIGRYLDGFGPAAIADIAQFTLLRRSVIRDAAATMDDLVAMTGPEGGALLDRPPGPLPDPDTVAPPRLLGMWDNVLLAYADRSRLIPPAYRRHVIKQNGDVLPTVLIDGQVAGTWRPVDGRIEIGAFHPLTEPDWAALEVEAAALHAMLADREPPIYRRFAHWWVKGLPIEQTRRLAG
- a CDS encoding alpha/beta-hydrolase family protein; amino-acid sequence: MGLQQWAAKLAGPGDQTGLLVAAAIAPGTFEPSLVPRSLPDQAIVTGIGTTLSYVLTVATQDSIEALASGLAGRVGRGSAPTRQRRAALLIDLAVIPVGLAAAGALRRRPQESTLRGVARQVAWRTGVTGLGASLFTLTELGLTAADGALGAGGRIARIPLGAPVGLGVGLALEAYRRRGLPAEPVTTDAPATEPLRAAVASVGVVGIVSVGALAQRLLADGTAALLAGVLPGGRVVWRPMGHVLTLAAVAGAGTVLWHRAIRSIEAGTNVIEPIIDDEGGRRWVGEHASGSANSLIPWATLGREGRRHVLLYPRPQPVRDLPVSLPDLAISSVMGEPAAAEPALVYVGLDSAPTAQARVDLALAEMDRVGAWDRSLIMLCSPTGSGYLNYCATAAASYLTRGDLAIVTMQYSKRPSPLSLFKVKDAREQNRLLWLAISARLRERSGPRPRAVLFGESLGAHTSQDVLLHWGTLGPQALGIDRALWIGTPYGSGWMHQVTGEPRPDVDPNLVAMVNDFEQLQALPESHRATLRYVMVSHDNDGVTKFGADLLTRRPAWLTDARPAVQIVPGASPRGIPARLRWRPITSFLHGLMDMKNAQKMQGYRAWAHDYRPDIARFVAQVYDLPATPAQLARIETALQAREEIRDRLLSQHLDAMTPSPDRFVPPAPER
- a CDS encoding WD40/YVTN/BNR-like repeat-containing protein; amino-acid sequence: MTGVRVLVGTRKGAFVLTADGSRRDWQVSGPHFAGWEIYHVAGSPAEPNRLYASQSSGWFGQVVQRSDDGGRTWAPQPGTFSYEGEVGPHQYYDGTPRPWSFTRVWHFEPTREDPDTVYAGVEDAALFRTTDGGASWQELPALRQHRTGPDWAPGAGGMCLHTIILDPKKADRIYAAISAAGVFRSDDAGASWRPINQGLHSEGIPDQQAEVGHCVHHVAQHPDRPDVLYMQKHWDVMRSNDSGESWTEISGNLPTDFGFPIAVHAHEPDTVYVLPITSDANHVVMDGKLRVYRSRTGGHEWEPLTAGLPQQNCYVNVLRDAMAVDTLDECGLYFGTTGGQVYASADSGDSWAPIVRDLPAVLSVEVQTLP